A region from the Fusarium graminearum PH-1 chromosome 4, whole genome shotgun sequence genome encodes:
- a CDS encoding SNF2-family ATP-dependent chromatin remodeling factor snf22, which translates to MASVHASPAVQHPGAPMPAGATKQQAEEVFRKLKQMKEQGVPPTDPEYIKASQFLMNFQQQHNMRRNQQQFMQQQQLQKQQMQNATNGSPVNGVIPGRPLQQGSPQATQSVSSTLNASAMPNQSSSTPASAGASPSTGLSSNHFTQQQLSLLRQQIHAFKLLGKNVGVSNSLQKLIFQQRQRRQAAISETAQAAQASKHNQTDSEPKKDSQNGPEAATEDDGSEIPKAHVFKTVKSPYGTSMIRPEIKYFDHSQRKNRWFIPGVFPTGIDFDHLRYEREVVVSNRMRQRYAELKNLPGDLAHWDSSKENLEADDSLKRKAIIEMKSIALYAKQRALRDKIGRQMMHYDNLAMTTNRSSYRRMKKQNVREARITEKLEKQQRDARENREKKKHTDFLSAINNHRKEIQESASSQRNKSHKLSRLMYQQHFNIEKEEQKRIERTAKQRLQALKANDEEAYLKLLDQAKDTRITHLLKQTDGFLHQLASSVKAQQRQAAERYGDGDELPMEENSDYDEDDESNKKIDYYAVAHRIREEVTGQADMLVGGKLKEYQVKGLQWMISLYNNNLNGILADEMGLGKTIQTISLITYLIERKQQPGPYLVIVPLSTLTNWNLEFERWAPTINRIVYKGPPNTRKLQQDRIRQGGFQVLLTTYEYIIKDRPILSKIKWFHMIIDEGHRMKNSNSKLSYTIQQYYHTRFRLILTGTPLQNNLSELWAMLNFVLPNIFKSATTFDEWFNTPFANTGGQDKMELTEEEQILVIRRLHKVLRPFLLRRLKKDVEKDLPDKTEKVIKCKFSALQSKLYKQMVTHNKLVVSDGKGGKTGARGLSNMIMQLRKLCNHPFVFDVVENVMNPLNISNDLLWRTSGKFELLDRILPKYQATGHRVLMFFQMTAIMDIMEDYLRYRRVEYLRLDGTTKSDERSDLLREFNAPDSKYFMFLLSTRAGGLGLNLQTADTVIIYDSDWNPHQDLQAQDRAHRIGQKNEVRILRLISSNSVEEKILERARFKLDMDGKVIQAGRFDNKSSETDRDAMLRTLLETADMAESGDQDEMEDEELNMLLARSDDEIAVFQKLDEERMKTSPYGTGPGTKGRLMGEDELPEIYLNEGNPMDEETEEVILGRGARERTKVKYDDGLTEEQWLMAVDDDDDSPEAAAARKQARRDRRDNNRLKKSAILGSMDESPSGSRASTEEIEIEIETPKKRGRKPGSKNEKRKAEEGNDEPPPKKRRGPQGRPSKVSLESRIPAHQREVLQKSLRSLYDGLMTMEVDDIEPPEDDESDPGKRLIIGPFIKLPPKRDYADYYLIIQNPICMNQIQTRIKKEEYTSLSGLRKDIELMIRNCQTYNEDGSILYQDAKIMNEFFNSKYQEELAAHPELQELEEGGKDSSVAPSGSGGTPQPSGTRIKLISNSAREANGGSTAAQSDEE; encoded by the exons ATGGCCTCGGTGCATGCATCCCCCGCGGTTCAGCATCCCGGCGCGCCAATGCCTGCTGGCGCGACCAAGCAACAGGCGGAAGAAGTTTTCAGG AAACTTAAGCAGATGAAAGAACAGGGCGTCCCGCCGACAGATCCCGAATACATCAAGGCCTCGCAGTTCCTCATGAActtccaacaacagcataaCATGAGACGCAACCAGCAGCAGTTTatgcagcaacaacaactgcaaAAACAGCAAATGCAGAATGCGACCAATGGTTCGCCTGTTAATGGTGTAATACCTGGCCGACCTCTCCAGCAAGGCTCACCACAAGCGACTCAGTCTGTATCCAGCACACTCAACGCATCTGCAATGCCGAACCAGAGCTCCTCCACTCCAGCTTCTGCTGGTGCTTCCCCTTCGACCGGGTTATCTTCGAACCATTTcacccaacaacaactgaGCCTCCTTAGACAGCAGATCCATGCCTTCAAGCTACTTGGAAAGAATGTTGGAGTGTCAAATTCACTGCAGAAACTCATCTTCCAGCAGCGCCAGCGCAGGCAAGCTGCCATTTCCGAAACTGCTCAAGCAGCACAAGCCTCAAAACACAATCAAACCGATTCCGAACCCAAAAAAGACTCGCAAAATGGACCCGAGGCTGCAactgaagatgatggatctgaAATTCCCAAGGCGCACGTGTTCAAGACAGTAAAGTCTCCATATGGCACAAGCATGATTCGCCCTGAGATCAAGTATTTTGACCACTCACAACGAAAGAACCGATGGTTTATTCCTGGCGTCTTTCCTACAGGTATTGATTTTGACCACTTGCGATATGAGCGAGAAGTCGTTGTTTCCAACAGGATGAGACAGCGCTATGCTGAGTTGAAGAACCTGCCTGGCGATCTGGCCCATTGGGACTCCTCCAAGGAAAACTTGGAGGCTGATGACTCTCTCAAGCGCAAGGCAATCATTGAGATGAAGAGCATTGCTTTGTACGCTAAGCAGCGAGCACTTCGCGATAAGATCGGGCGACAAATGATGCATTATGATAATCTCGCAATGACAACCAACCGATCCAGCTATCGCCGAATGAAGAAGCAAAATGTGCGTGAGGCTCGCATCAcagagaagcttgagaagcagcaACGGGATGCCCGGGAGAACcgcgagaagaagaagcacacCGACTTCCTCAGTGCCATTAACAACCACCGAAAAGAGATCCAGGAATCGGCTTCCTCTCAACGGAACAAATCACACAAGTTGTCTCGTCTCATGTACCAGCAACACTTCAacattgagaaggaagagcagaagcGTATTGAGAGAACTGCTAAGCAACGTCTGCAAgccctcaaggccaacgATGAAGAGGCGTACCTCAAGCTGCTTGACCAGGCCAAGGATACCCGTATCACGCACTTGCTCAAGCAGACTGACGGTTTCTTGCACCAACTTGCCTCCTCCGTCAAAGCACAGCAGCGCCAAGCCGCTGAGCGATatggcgatggagatgagCTGCCTATGGAAGAAAACAGCGACtatgatgaggacgacgagagcaacaagaagatcgacTACTATGCCGTGGCACATCGTATTCGCGAAGAGGTTACCGGACAAGCTGACATGCTCGTCGgtggcaagctcaaggagtATCAGGTCAAGGGTCTGCAGTGGATGATTTCGCtgtacaacaacaacctcaacgGTATTTTGGCTGATGAAATGGGTCTCGGAAAGACGATTCAAACCATCAGTCTAATTACCTATCTGATTGAGCGAAAGCAGCAGCCCGGCCCCTATCTTGTTATTGTGCCTCTCAGTACACTGACCAACTGGAACCTGGAGTTTGAGCGATGGGCACCTACTATAAACCGCATTGTTTACAAGGGACCCCCCAACACCCGTAAGCTACAACAAGACAGGATCCGCCAAGGCGGATTCCAGGTTTTGCTCACAACCTACGAatacatcatcaaggacagACCTATCCTTAGCAAGATTAAGTGGTTCCACATGATCATTGACGAAGGCCACCGAATGAAgaactccaactccaagctGAGCTACACCATTCAGCAGTATTACCATACGCGTTTCCGACTCATTCTTACTGGTACACCATTGCAAAACAATCTGTCAGAGCTGTGGGCTATGCTTAACTTTGTCTTGCCAAACATCTTCAAGTCTGCAACAACTTTCGATGAATGGTTCAATACTCCCTTTGCCAACACAGGCggacaggacaagatggaactcacagaagaagagcagatTCTTGTTATCAGGCGTCTTCACAAGGTTCTGCGACCCTTCCTTCTGCGTcgtctgaagaaggatgtcGAGAAAGATCTTCCCGACAAGACGGAAAAGGTCATCAAGTGCAAGTTTTCTGCACTTCAATCCAAGCTCTACAAGCAGATGGTTACccacaacaagcttgttgttaGTGACGGCAAGGGTGGCAAGACGGGTGCTCGTGGACTCAGCAACATGATTATGCAGCTGCGAAAGCTTTGTAACCATCCATTTGTGTTTgacgttgttgagaatgtcaTGAATcctctcaacatcagcaacGATCTCTTGTGGCGAACGTCTGGTAAATTTGAGTTGCTGGACAGGATTTTGCCCAAGTACCAAGCAACCGGCCATCGTGTCCTCATGTTCTTCCAAATGACTGCTATCATGGACATCATGGAGGACTACCTGCGATACAGGCGGGTGGAGTATCTTCGATTGGATGGTACGACCAAATCCGACGAGCGTTCCGACCTGCTCAGGGAGTTCAATGCCCCAGACTCCAAGTACTTCATGTTTTTGCTTTCGACCCGTGCCGGTGGATTGGGTCTCAACTTGCAAACAGCCGATACAGTTATCATCTACGATTCTGATTGGAATCCTCACCAAGATTTGCAGGCTCAGGATCGTGCTCATCGTATTGGTCAAAAGAACGAAGTTCGAATTCTGCGACTCATCAGTTCTAACTCAGTCGAAgagaagattcttgagcGAGCACGATTCAAGTTGGATATGGATGGAAAGGTTATTCAAGCCGGTCGTTTCGATAACAAATCATCAGAAACCGACCGTGACGCCATGCTTCGAACTCTGTTGGAGACAGCCGACATGGCCGAATCCGGCGATcaggatgagatggaggatgaagagctcaacATGTTGCTGGCACGTAGCGATGACGAGATAGCAGTCTTCCAAAAGCTCGATGAGGAACGGATGAAGACTTCGCCTTACGGCACGGGGCCAGGCACCAAGGGTCGACTAATGGGTGAGGATGAATTGCCTGAGATTTATTTGAACGAAGGCAACCCAATGGACGAAGAGACCGAGGAAGTCATACTGGGCCGTGGAGCTCGTGAACGCACCAAGGTCAAATATGACGATGGTCTCACTGAAGAGCAATGGCTGATGGCAGtggacgatgacgatgattctcctgaagctgctgctgctcgcAAACAAGCCCGTAGGGACAGGCGCGACAACAATAGGTTAAAGAAATCCGCCATCCTCGGCTCGATGGATGAATCACCTTCTGGCAGTAGAGCAAGCACcgaagagattgagattgagatcGAGACCCCGAAGAAGCGAGGGCGCAAACCAGGTAGCAAGAacgagaagcgcaaggctgaagagggcAACGATGAACCACCTCCCAAGAAGCGGCGCGGACCTCAGGGTCGACCTAGTAAGGTCAGTCTCGAGTCACGAATCCCAGCCCATCAGCGAGAAGTACTGCAGAAGAGTCTTCGCAGCTTATACGATGGTCTCATGACGATGGAGGTGGACGATATTGAACCTCCAGAGGATGACGAGTCGGACCCCGGCAAGCGCCTTATTATTGGACCCTTCATCAAGTTGCCTCCCAAGCGCGACTACGCCGACTACTACCTCATCATTCAGAATCCCATTTGCATGAACCAGATTCAGACCCGAATTAAGAAGGAGGAGTACACTTCGTTGAGCGGACTACGGAAAGACATCGAGCTGATGATCCGCAACTGCCAAACGTACAACGAGGATGGAAGCATTCTGTATCAGGATGCTAAGATCATGAAC GAattcttcaactccaagtaccaagaagaactggcaGCGCATCCTGAacttcaagaacttgaagaaggaggcAAGGACAGTTCGGTGGCGCCCTCTGGCAGTGGCGGCACACCTCAACCCAGCGGCACTCGCATCAAGTTGATTTCAAATAGCGCGAGAGAAGCGAACGGCGGTAGCACTGCCGCACAGAGTGACGAGGAATGA
- a CDS encoding SWR1-complex protein 5 — protein sequence MPPDPLLDEDEQYASSEDSDFAPDDAPNQASDQSDVEDEKDDGDKSTNKRSRPAADEGAADAGYDNSGDEAIIKRGEKRRKKTQTRGVNEDEDGGEGGLIKTRRQRAAEKEERKYATNNEPVTIDVDALWAQMISKTPVPGTKVDEPTDTDTNTDPTNKKVASAVQAAGSTDSDDASAMIRIKRTYNFAGRVHTEEKLVARDSAEAKLYLASQGDVPPTEGPEKRATRKAFRSAFEPQVDLMPQRSDLNLGMAARIKAGKEVQAKKLNVVDKSRMDWAGYVDKEGIKDELALAGKSKDSYMAREDFLAKSEAMRDEDSRRARLAGKV from the exons ATGCCACCTGATCCGCTATTAGACGAAGACGAGCAATATGCATCGTCGGAAGACTCCGACTTTGCTCCAGACGATGCGCCCAATCAAGCTTCCGATCAATCTGATGtagaggatgagaaggatgatggcGACAAATCAACTAACAAACGGAGTCGCCCTGCAGCCGACGAAGGCGCTGCTGATGCAGGGTACGATAACTCTGGTGACGAGGCGATCATAAAAAGGGGCGAGAAGCGCCGTAAAAAGACACAGACAAGAGGAGTgaacgaagacgaagacggTGGTGAGGGTGGTTTGATCAAGACCCGGAGACAGCGCGCCGCAGA AAAAGAGGAACGCAAGTATGCTACCAACAATGAGCCGGTCACAATCGACGTCGATGCGCTGTGGGCGCAAATGATATCCAAGACGCCCGTTCCCGGGACCAAGGTCGACGAACCCACCGACACAGATACAAACACCGATCCCACGAACAAGAAAGTAGCGTCAGCCGTGCAAGCCGCGGGCTCGACTGATTCAGATGATGCCTCAGCGATGATACGCATCAAGCGAACATACAACTTCGCTGGTCGGGTACACACAGAGGAAAAGCTTGTTGCGCGCGACTCAGCTGAGGCAAAGCTCTACCTTGCCTCGCAGGGCGATGTCCCTCCAACAGAGGGCCCCGAAAAGCGTGCTACAAGGAAAGCTTTCAGATCGGCTTTTGAGCCTCAGGTGGACCTCATGCCCCAGCGATCAGACCTGAATCTAGGAATGGCCGCACGaatcaaggctggcaaggagGTCCAGGCCAAGAAACTCAATGTTGTGGACAAGAGTCGCATGGATTGGGCTGGTTATGTGGACAAGGAGGGTATCAAGGACGAGTTGGCGCTGGCTGGCAAGTCCAAGGATTCTTACATGGCAAGGGAAGACTTCTTAGCGAAGAGCGAAGCAATGAGAGACGAAGATTCAAGACGGGCGAGGCTGGCTGGAAAAGTTTAG
- a CDS encoding transcription factor steA, with translation MYSQHSAMAPQKPETFMLSTEAQQALPHDAQVALQQVDNLKYFLISAPVDWQPDQYIRRFLLPTGEYVSCILWNNLFHISGTDIVRCLSFRFQAFGRPVKNSKKFEEGIFSDLRNLKSGTDASLEEPKSAFLDFLYKNNCIRTQKKQKVFYWYSVPHDRLFLDALERDLKREKMGQEATTVAVSEPALSFQYDSSQSLYEQLTKAQQANSSSFSAQQSAFSQSQSTSPVMRAMDSMPPPPTMMPQSMPPLAEGMDAMVPYGTMAVPHPMHQAVPVKREPDFTRVQYNQNGIPITTGHQRHASMPAYALEYSPAPSFVSSQYEDYSNRGISFEPITPPQQALGISAEPAYIANEETGLYSAIPDHMASMNGLNGMVQLPPSNLAGPQFSRPYGTNNVYSVIEGSPTYKQRRRRSSIPPSMSAIAPPTAPSHPAHSHVRRPSDLRRSVSASVGPVAEGDESADNSPPGLSYSTSGMSMNSHHQNMSRHGTPLSTVEGSPATNSMGLHQDFSHLAGDEYNGDGSMSEQRRSAPASNGAVRRARSATVMEVGPYPQKSHSCPIPTCGRLFKRLEHLKRHVRTHTQERPYVCPHCSKAFSRSDNLAQHKRTHGREDGGDGSLHMSGDEEEDFSGDDHLGSLEEASPHSDSAYVTGSLNAAAHGSTPPSSNAPTQSFNSLETLSMPMTMSQPAAINASGMM, from the exons ATGTATTCGCAACACTCCGCAATGGCGCCTCAGAAGCCCGAAACATTCATGTTGAGCACTGAGGCCCAGCAAGCTCTCCCTCATGATGCCCAGGTCGCTCTGCAGCAAGTCGACAACTTGAAGTACTTCCTGATCTCTGCCCCTGTTGACTGGCAACCCGACCAGTACATTCGCCGATTCCTGCTGCCCACAGGTGAATATGTCTCATGCATTCTCTGGAACAACCTCTTCCACATTTCTGGCACCGACATCGTGCGATGCTTGTCCTTCCGATTCCAGGCTTTCGGCCGACCTGTCAAGAACTCGAAGAAATTCGAGGAGGGTATCTTCTCTGACTTGCGGAACCTCAAGTCTGGAACTGATGCTTCTTTGGAGGAGCCCAAGAGCGCCTTCCTCGACTTCCTTTACAAGAACAACTGCATCCGAActcagaagaagcaaaaagtcTTTTACTGGTACAGCGTCCCCCATGATCGCCTGTTCCTTGACGCGCTGGAACGCGACCTCAAGCGAGAGAAGATGGGCCAGGAAGCCACCACTGTTGCTGTCAGCGAACCAGCACTGTCTTTCCAGTACGACTCGTCTCAGTCGCTCTACGAGCAACTGACAAAGGCTCAACAAgccaactcatcatccttcagCGCCCAGCAATCTGCTTTCTCCCAGAGTCAGTCCACATCTCCCGTCATGCGAGCGATGGACTCGATGCCTCCTCCCCCGACAATGATGCCCCAGTCCATGCCCCCTTTGGCGGAGGGGATGGACGCAATGGTACCTTATGGAACGATGGCGGTGCCTCACCCGATGCACCAAGCTGTCCCCGTCAAGAGGGAACCTGATTTCACCCGTGTTCAGTACAACCAGAACGGTATCCCTATCACAACAGGCCACCAGCGCCACGCTTCAATGCCCGCATATGCTCTCGAGTACTCACCCGCCCCATCATTTGTCTCCTCACAGTACGAAGACTACAGCAACCGAGGAATTTCTTTTGAACCCATCACACCTCCGCAACAGGCGTTGGGTATCTCTGCTGAACCTGCGTACATCGCCAACGAGGAGACCGGCCTGTACTCCGCCATCCCAGATCATATGGCTAGCATGAACGGACTCAATGGCATGGTTCAACTCCCTCCATCCAACTTGGCTGGCCCCCAGTTCTCTCGTCCCTATGGTACAAACAACGTCTACTCTGTGATCGAAGGTTCGCCGACATATAAGCAGAGAAGACGGCGTTCATCCATCCCCCCATCTATGTCGGCGATCGCACCCCCAACTGCCCCTTCTCACCCAGCACACTCGCATGTTCGTCGGCCCTCAGATCTCAGACGATCTGTCTCCGCTTCTGTTGGTCCCGTTGCCGAAGGTGATGAGTCTGCAGACAACTCACCTCCCGGACTATCTTACAGCACCTCTGGCATGTCAATGAATAGCCACCACCAGAACATGTCCCGACACGGAACGCCATTGTCTACCGTGGAAGGAAGCCCCGCCACCAATTCTATGGGTCTCCATCAGGATTTCTCTCATCTCGCTGGTGATGAATACAACGGCGACGGCTCAATGAGCGAGCAGCGACGATCTGCACCTGCCTCCAACGGTGCTGTCCGACGTGCCCGTTCCGCTACTGTGATGGAAGTTGGCCCTTATCCCCAGAAGTCTCACTCTTGCCCCATTCCTACCTGTGGCCGCCTCTTCAAGCGTTTAGAACATCTTAAGCG ACACGTTCGAACACACACACAAGAGAGACCCTATGTTTGCCCTCACTGTAGCAAGGCCTTCTCACGATCTGACAATTTGGCACA ACACAAGCGCACACATGGTCGCGAAGACGGCGGGGACGGTTCACTACACATgtctggtgatgaagaggaggactTCTCCGGTGACGACCATCTTGGCTCATTGGAAGaggcttctcctcactcTGACAGCGCATACGTGACCGGCTCCCTGAACGCTGCCGCTCATGGCTCGACTCCTCCCTCAAGCAACGCACCCACACAATCCTTCAACAGTCTCGAAACCCTTAGCATGCCCATGACAATGAGCCAACCGGCTGCTATCAACGCTAGTGGCATGATGTAA